The Myxococcus fulvus sequence GCGTGGACGTCACGCCCACGCAGGGCCAGGTGCCCATCGTCCAGGGCCCCAAGGTGGACACGCAGCCGGACCCCAAGCGCACGAAGCAGATTTCGGGCGAGGTGGTGGAACTGGGCAACGACGTCCTCTACATCCAGGAGGACCAGCAGGGCGCCGTCATCCCGCTGGACCTGCAGGCGCTGCGCCTGACGCAGACGCCCCGGGAGGGCCAGAAGGTGGTGGCCGACTACCAGGTGGAGAACGAGACGCAGAACCTGGCGACGGCGCTCCAGGGAGAGAAGTGAGCGCCGCCTGTTCCAGCAATCACTCCGGGGGAGCCGCCTTCCAGCGCGCTCCTCCCCCGGAAGGGATGTGACTACTTGGACTTCTTGCCGACGACGGTGTCCGGGCGCGCGTTGTCGCCGAACTTGCCCGCCGCGTAGTCACGCGCCATCTGCTCCAGCGTGACGTGCGGCACCTTCTTCGCGTGGCCGGCCTGACCGAACTGCTTCATGCGCTCCTCGCAGACGGCCTGCATCGCGGCGCGCGCGGGCGTCAGGTAGTAGCGCGGGTCGAACTCCTCCGGCTTCGCGGTGAAGGCCTTGCGGATGGCGCCGGTGATGGCCAGGCGGTTGTCTGTGTCGACGTTGATCTTCCGCACGCCCGCGCGGATGCCGCGCTGGATCTCCTCCACCGGCACGCCGTAGGTCTCCTTGATGCGACCGCCGTTGGCGTTGATGATGTCGCACAGCTCCTTGGGGACGGAGCTGGAGCCGTGCATCACCAGGTGGCAGTTGGGAATCTTGCGGTGGATCTCCTCGATGCGGCTCATCGCGAGCACGTCACCGCTGGGCTTGCGCGAGAACTTGTAGGCGCCGTGGCTGGTGCCCATGGCGACGGCGAGCGCGTCGATGCCCGTGCGGTTGACGAAGTCCACCGCCTGGTCCGGGTCGGTGAGCAGCTGGTCCAGCGTCAGCTTGCCCTCGGCGCCGTGGCCGTCCTCCTTCTCGCCCATGCCGTGCTCCAGCGAGCCCAGCACGCCCAGCTCACCCTCCACGGACACGCCGAAGCGGTGCGCCACGTTCACGACTTCGCGCGTGACGGCCACGTTGTACTCGTAGCTGGACGGCGTCTTGCCGTCGTCCTCAAGCGAGCCGTCCATCATCACGCTGGTGAAGCCCATGCGGATGGCGCTGATACACGTCTCCGGCGAGTTGCCGTGGTCCTGGTGCATGACCACCGGAATCTCCGGATACAGCTCCACCGCGGCCTGCATCAGGTTCCGCAGGAACAAGTCGTTGGTGTACTTCCGCGCACCGCGCGACGCCTGGATGATGGCCGGGCTCTGGGTGGCGCGAGCGGCCTCCATGATGGCCTGGATCTGCTCCATGTTGTTGACGTTGAGCGCGGCGACCCCGAAGTTGTTGGCGGCGGCGTAGTCGAGCAGGGGACGCAGGGCGATGAGCGGCATGACTGTGTCTCTCCGTGGCGGATTGGAAGAAGTGAAGTGAGGGCGCCTGAGTTAGCACGGACGCGGCGGCCAACGCCCCCAAAAGCTCGCCGGCCGCGTTCCCCAGCGGACGCTGTCAGCGACTGGCCACCGGGTGCAATTGGACCAGCAAGGGGAGGCTTCCCGCGCGCTCCATCAGCCGGGGCTTGGGGCGCACCGCCACCGGCACCCGGGACGCGCCGAGCAGCTCCAGGTCGAACACGTTGTCCCCGAAGGCCGCGTACAGGGGGCGCTGGGTGCGGGCCCTGAGGCACGTCACCTTCCCGGGGCCATAAGGGATGGGCGACACCACGTCCGTCCACACCACGCCATCGCGGGACTGGGGCGTGCTCGCCACCACCTGCTCTGGGGGGATGCCGACGACGCGCGCCGCGGCCTCCACGACGGCGAGCGGCGAGGCGCTCACCACGTAACACGGCACGTCGTGCGCTC is a genomic window containing:
- the fba gene encoding class II fructose-bisphosphate aldolase (catalyzes the reversible aldol condensation of dihydroxyacetonephosphate and glyceraldehyde 3-phosphate in the Calvin cycle, glycolysis, and/or gluconeogenesis) encodes the protein MPLIALRPLLDYAAANNFGVAALNVNNMEQIQAIMEAARATQSPAIIQASRGARKYTNDLFLRNLMQAAVELYPEIPVVMHQDHGNSPETCISAIRMGFTSVMMDGSLEDDGKTPSSYEYNVAVTREVVNVAHRFGVSVEGELGVLGSLEHGMGEKEDGHGAEGKLTLDQLLTDPDQAVDFVNRTGIDALAVAMGTSHGAYKFSRKPSGDVLAMSRIEEIHRKIPNCHLVMHGSSSVPKELCDIINANGGRIKETYGVPVEEIQRGIRAGVRKINVDTDNRLAITGAIRKAFTAKPEEFDPRYYLTPARAAMQAVCEERMKQFGQAGHAKKVPHVTLEQMARDYAAGKFGDNARPDTVVGKKSK